The following coding sequences are from one Kiritimatiellales bacterium window:
- a CDS encoding acetylxylan esterase, which yields MKSLLTALMLVVAGNVHSDYAEMNEKILELGSLTNAPAVQDAGKTSGAMKAIFFDSLPLNGKPTKVFAWIGVPEVSAGKKVPGVVLLHGGGGTAFKEWVELWNSHGFAAIAIATEGQTDERDEENSRPWKRHEWSGPAKKQTYADTNLPLEEQWTYHASAATILANSLLRSLPEVDENKIGLMGISWGGILTSTVMGIDARFAFVIPVYGCGHLFDSENQYGDATRDNEIYKNVWDPMVRMARAKMPALWLSWPQDTAFSLESQAKSYRAMSGDYMVSLIPRMQHGHASAWKKPDSYAFAKSVVETGRPWGEMIRGGINGNRAEAEFRSDIAPEKALLVSTTGTGFTGTRKWIETPAEFKQKNGHWVATATLPEKTTAWFINLTCDSLTLSSEFQTID from the coding sequence ATGAAATCATTACTTACTGCTCTCATGCTTGTTGTCGCCGGAAATGTTCATTCCGATTATGCGGAGATGAATGAAAAAATTCTTGAGCTCGGCTCGCTGACAAATGCGCCGGCGGTACAGGACGCCGGAAAAACTTCCGGCGCGATGAAAGCGATTTTTTTCGATTCGCTGCCGCTGAACGGAAAACCGACCAAAGTGTTCGCGTGGATTGGCGTGCCGGAAGTTTCCGCCGGAAAAAAAGTTCCCGGCGTTGTGCTTTTACACGGCGGCGGCGGAACGGCGTTTAAAGAATGGGTTGAGTTGTGGAACAGTCACGGTTTTGCGGCGATTGCGATTGCCACCGAAGGCCAGACGGATGAACGCGATGAAGAAAATTCACGGCCGTGGAAACGGCACGAATGGAGCGGACCGGCTAAAAAACAAACGTATGCCGACACAAATCTGCCGCTGGAAGAGCAGTGGACGTATCACGCGTCCGCCGCCACTATTCTCGCCAATTCACTGCTGCGCTCACTGCCGGAAGTTGACGAAAATAAAATTGGATTAATGGGAATTTCGTGGGGTGGAATTTTAACCAGCACCGTGATGGGCATTGATGCGCGGTTTGCATTTGTGATCCCGGTGTACGGTTGTGGACATCTGTTCGACAGCGAAAATCAATACGGCGATGCGACGCGCGATAATGAAATTTATAAAAATGTCTGGGACCCGATGGTGCGGATGGCGCGCGCAAAAATGCCGGCGCTCTGGCTGTCGTGGCCGCAGGACACGGCATTTTCGCTGGAAAGTCAGGCGAAAAGTTATCGCGCGATGAGTGGTGACTATATGGTGTCGTTGATTCCGCGCATGCAGCACGGCCACGCGTCGGCGTGGAAAAAGCCGGACAGCTATGCCTTTGCAAAAAGCGTGGTGGAAACCGGACGCCCGTGGGGAGAAATGATTCGCGGCGGCATAAACGGAAACCGCGCTGAAGCGGAATTCCGTTCTGATATTGCGCCGGAAAAAGCATTATTGGTTTCAACAACCGGCACCGGATTTACCGGCACCCGCAAATGGATTGAAACACCGGCGGAATTCAAACAGAAAAACGGTCACTGGGTTGCTACGGCTACGCTGCCTGAAAAAACCACCGCGTGGTTTATTAATCTCACCTGTGACAGTTTAACGCTTAGTTCGGAATTTCAAACGATCGATTAA